The following proteins are co-located in the Polymorphospora rubra genome:
- a CDS encoding HsdM family class I SAM-dependent methyltransferase, giving the protein MHAETKSLVAKLWNYCTVLRDDGLSTIDYVEQLSYLLFLKIADEQYRNDLSDAPKRIVPEHLDWPSLIAKQGEELERHYRHVLIELAKHPHTNLGTIFTKAQNKITDPAKLQKLAVDLIGKQEWAAAGVDIKGDAYEGLLAKGAEDIKTGAGQYFTPRALIEAMVEVTQPTPDDTILDPACGTGGFLIAAHGYIARKYRGRMTKAQREHLSNGAIRGIELVPGTARLAAMNMLLHGVGNSDGKSLIDVRDALANQPTGDERVSLILANPPFGKKSSITVYGTDGRMDKDDIAYDRSDFRSTTTNKQLNFLQHIMSALKVDGRAAVVLPDNVLFEGGAGEAIRRRLLREFDVHTLLRLPTGIFYAGGVKANVLFFDKKPPRVDGQPWTSALWVYDFRVGQHFTLKTKPLRRAHLDDFVSAYRQGDPRSERIETERFRAFSLDELLKRDKVNLNISWLKDPALDDTDSLLPPGVIAREIVDELQAALEEFAAIADVLGEPVPDEAIA; this is encoded by the coding sequence GTGCACGCGGAGACCAAATCGCTTGTCGCGAAGCTGTGGAACTACTGCACAGTCTTACGCGACGACGGCCTGTCGACGATCGATTACGTCGAACAGCTCTCCTATCTACTGTTTCTCAAGATCGCAGATGAGCAGTATCGGAATGACCTCAGCGACGCGCCGAAGCGCATCGTCCCGGAGCACCTGGACTGGCCATCGCTGATCGCAAAGCAGGGCGAGGAACTGGAGCGGCACTATCGACATGTCCTGATCGAGTTGGCCAAACACCCGCACACCAACCTCGGTACGATCTTCACCAAGGCTCAAAACAAGATTACTGATCCAGCGAAGCTTCAGAAGCTTGCGGTGGATCTGATCGGTAAGCAGGAGTGGGCGGCCGCTGGGGTCGACATCAAGGGCGACGCCTACGAGGGCCTGCTCGCCAAAGGGGCCGAGGACATCAAGACCGGTGCAGGCCAGTACTTCACCCCACGCGCCCTGATTGAGGCGATGGTTGAAGTAACCCAGCCGACCCCGGATGACACAATCCTTGACCCGGCTTGCGGTACCGGCGGGTTTCTTATCGCTGCCCACGGTTACATTGCCCGCAAGTACCGGGGCCGCATGACGAAAGCCCAGCGCGAGCATCTGTCTAATGGGGCGATTCGCGGCATTGAGCTGGTACCTGGCACGGCGCGGCTGGCGGCAATGAATATGCTTTTGCACGGTGTCGGCAACAGCGATGGCAAGTCGCTCATCGATGTACGTGACGCATTGGCCAACCAGCCGACTGGCGACGAACGGGTTTCGCTCATCCTGGCGAACCCCCCGTTCGGCAAGAAATCCTCGATCACCGTCTATGGCACGGATGGTCGAATGGATAAGGACGACATCGCCTACGACCGTAGCGACTTCCGCTCCACCACCACCAACAAGCAGCTCAACTTCCTCCAGCACATCATGTCGGCGCTGAAGGTTGACGGTCGAGCGGCGGTGGTTTTGCCCGACAATGTACTGTTTGAGGGGGGCGCCGGAGAGGCAATCCGACGCAGGCTACTCAGGGAGTTCGATGTTCACACTCTGCTTCGCCTGCCGACCGGTATTTTCTACGCTGGCGGAGTGAAGGCCAACGTACTGTTCTTCGACAAGAAACCGCCCCGCGTCGACGGTCAGCCGTGGACATCCGCCCTGTGGGTATACGACTTTCGGGTCGGACAGCACTTCACTCTTAAGACCAAGCCACTTCGCCGGGCACACCTCGATGACTTCGTTAGCGCGTACCGGCAGGGCGATCCGCGCAGCGAACGCATCGAGACTGAGCGGTTCCGAGCCTTTTCCCTCGACGAGCTACTTAAACGGGACAAGGTAAATCTGAACATATCCTGGCTCAAGGACCCGGCACTCGACGACACTGACAGCCTCCTGCCTCCAGGGGTGATCGCCCGCGAGATCGTCGACGAGTTGCAAGCCGCTCTGGAGGAATTTGCCGCGATTGCCGATGTCCTCGGGGAACCGGTTCCGGACGAGGCGATCGCATAG
- a CDS encoding restriction endonuclease subunit S, whose amino-acid sequence MRQQISASSTGAQESMRNISQSALASIEVALPPEAEQRRIVETLEHHLSRLDLGEHTLDAALARCRSYRRSWLLATTHSVAAEAVRLDAVADVRLGRQRSPKNHGGDSMFPYLRAANITWSGLKLDDVKEMNFTDKELATYRLRPGDVLLSEASGSPREVGKPALWQGEIENCCFQNTLIRVRPTGILPEFLLHYLRAEAMAGRFADNSRGVGIHHLGATALAGWKVVLPDDEVQAKIVAQIDETEPILVAVETAIAKQVQRSKNLRNSLLRAASSGKLVAQDPSDEVASELLERIEVERRRHGVGRRALRARSAAAPKMKTDASTGHQEELWL is encoded by the coding sequence GTGCGCCAGCAAATCTCCGCCAGCTCGACAGGCGCCCAAGAGTCGATGCGAAATATTTCGCAGAGCGCACTAGCTAGTATCGAGGTAGCTCTTCCGCCTGAAGCCGAGCAACGTCGGATTGTTGAGACCCTCGAACACCATCTGTCGCGTCTTGACCTGGGCGAGCACACCTTAGACGCCGCCCTTGCACGTTGCCGGTCTTATCGCCGCAGTTGGTTGCTGGCCACAACTCACAGTGTCGCAGCGGAGGCGGTTCGTCTGGACGCGGTGGCGGACGTTCGTCTCGGCCGCCAGCGATCTCCAAAAAATCATGGCGGGGACTCGATGTTCCCCTACCTCCGCGCGGCAAACATCACATGGTCCGGCCTCAAGCTAGACGATGTGAAGGAGATGAACTTTACCGACAAGGAGCTCGCAACCTATCGTCTGCGGCCGGGGGACGTTTTGCTCAGCGAGGCGTCTGGAAGCCCGAGGGAGGTTGGCAAGCCCGCGCTTTGGCAAGGCGAGATCGAGAACTGCTGTTTCCAGAACACGTTGATCCGTGTCAGGCCCACTGGTATCTTGCCCGAGTTTCTCCTGCACTACCTACGGGCGGAAGCGATGGCTGGCCGTTTTGCTGATAATTCGCGCGGCGTGGGCATTCACCACCTTGGCGCGACTGCGCTAGCCGGCTGGAAGGTAGTGTTGCCGGACGATGAGGTGCAGGCCAAGATCGTGGCTCAGATCGACGAGACCGAGCCTATTTTGGTGGCGGTGGAGACGGCAATCGCCAAACAGGTGCAGCGAAGTAAGAATCTTCGAAACTCACTTCTCAGGGCGGCTTCCTCGGGCAAGCTCGTTGCCCAGGATCCGTCAGATGAAGTCGCATCGGAACTACTGGAGAGGATCGAGGTCGAGCGACGCCGTCATGGTGTAGGTCGGCGTGCTCTGCGCGCGAGGTCGGCTGCGGCACCGAAGATGAAGACGGACGCATCGACTGGGCATCAGGAGGAGTTGTGGCTGTGA
- a CDS encoding DEAD/DEAH box helicase family protein, producing the protein MDERLIELARSSANFGRLYIYSPLLALYGAQAEAVVFTDSNAALVHTRQFGEVLAEELISRAGLRVHGDKQVHRLAVLADAGMLTRDVRAAFDTLRTSGNQAAHRHVFDTTRALEAIRLAWELGVWLHRALSGDRTVEGFVPPPEPVVSDPAELAELRRTLERDRQALAESKLRLGQAADVAQAHERALVEAESLVAVSRALHEELRARNEALLVEMDALRAAQQAAFATVKERPARVSVAQRETIAERATRPAPLTEAQARRVIDRMLTDAGWVVQDVRDLNPLAGRGVAVREFRLASGPADYVLYVDGLIVGVVEAKREGESLTAAQAQNARYAEGVLKEHSLAVWRRDEPLAFRYATTGTETIFLNRLDPQARSREVFSFHRPETISRWMRQALENSDSPTYRARLRAMPPLETSGLRPAQIEAITGLEASLARDMPRGLIQMATGAGKTFTAVTEVYRLIKHAKAHRVLFLVDRNNLGRQALAEFRNYVPPDDGRKFGELYNAERLAGDAVQESSSVVICTIQKMYALLRGETIVNDDAADDAGDLADVTAGEGAYAADAPVEVVYNPRVPPESFDLIVVDECHRSIYGLWRGVLDYFDAHIVGLTATPTKQTLGFFHQNLVSEYTYEMAVADAVNVDFDVVRLSTKIGTEGSLIDEGTTVKIRNRATRAQRYEQLDDDFTYTGRQLGRSVIAEDHIRTVLSTYRDNWRAWFPGREVLPKTLIFAADDNHAEDILQHVKLVFGEGDEFATKITYKVRAAGKNPDVLINDLRHDPTLRVAVTVDMIATGTDVRALECVIFMRAVRSAVLFEQMKGRAARTLDSDELREVTPGAGPGVAKTRFILLDAAGVTDSPLVDAKPLTAASEKQVSLDKLLQKCASLSIDATEAATLAGRLARLNQQMTQAERDELTAVGGLSVAALARQIVGAVDPDTQEQAQAAGGPAAARQLVAQAIAPLTSNPAFRARILEIRRDHDITYDATSTDEVTRLELVPREERAASVIGSWRDYLKEHQDEITAIHVFTSRRGGGGRDALAKLTEIAARIRRPRTRGLPPSCGTRTRPSGRPQLPRAVTLACQTSSASSGTNSASTQSFGRTATSSKNASLAGCCAKSRRAPTSPPSSGGGSNTSATPSPSGWASPSRTSMTYPSQSAVVKPDWSDNSADAIVPATSSPNWIESWLERRTTRRLGSRPTGRHPARYRGRKVLHV; encoded by the coding sequence GTGGACGAGCGACTGATCGAGCTAGCTCGATCATCAGCAAACTTCGGCCGTCTCTACATCTATAGTCCGCTGCTGGCTCTGTACGGGGCTCAGGCAGAGGCAGTGGTGTTCACCGACTCGAACGCCGCCCTGGTGCACACGCGGCAGTTCGGCGAGGTCCTTGCCGAAGAGCTGATCAGCCGTGCCGGCCTTCGTGTGCACGGCGACAAGCAGGTGCACCGCCTAGCAGTGCTGGCGGACGCTGGGATGCTCACGCGTGACGTGCGGGCGGCGTTCGACACGCTGCGCACGTCAGGTAATCAGGCGGCGCACCGGCATGTGTTTGACACGACGCGTGCGCTGGAGGCTATAAGGCTGGCCTGGGAGCTCGGGGTGTGGCTGCACCGGGCGCTGTCGGGCGATCGCACGGTGGAGGGCTTCGTTCCGCCGCCCGAGCCGGTCGTCAGCGATCCGGCCGAGCTAGCTGAGCTGCGCAGAACGCTGGAGCGCGACCGGCAGGCACTCGCAGAATCAAAGCTTCGCCTTGGCCAGGCCGCCGACGTGGCGCAGGCACATGAGCGGGCGCTGGTCGAGGCGGAGTCGCTGGTTGCGGTCTCGCGTGCTCTCCACGAAGAACTTCGAGCACGTAACGAGGCGCTGCTCGTCGAGATGGATGCGCTTCGGGCTGCTCAGCAGGCCGCGTTCGCAACGGTGAAGGAGCGGCCGGCGAGGGTCTCGGTAGCGCAGCGGGAGACGATCGCTGAGCGAGCCACGCGGCCCGCACCGCTGACCGAGGCGCAGGCGCGCCGAGTCATCGACCGGATGCTTACCGACGCGGGCTGGGTGGTCCAGGATGTGCGGGACCTGAATCCGCTCGCGGGGCGAGGCGTGGCGGTGCGGGAGTTTCGGTTGGCGTCGGGACCTGCGGACTACGTGCTCTACGTCGACGGACTGATCGTCGGGGTGGTCGAGGCCAAACGCGAGGGTGAGTCGCTGACCGCAGCGCAGGCGCAAAACGCTCGGTACGCGGAGGGCGTACTCAAGGAGCACTCCCTCGCCGTATGGCGCCGGGACGAGCCGTTGGCGTTCCGGTACGCGACGACTGGCACGGAGACCATCTTCCTCAATCGCCTCGATCCCCAGGCGCGCAGCCGCGAGGTGTTCTCGTTCCACAGGCCGGAGACCATCTCTCGGTGGATGCGCCAGGCCCTGGAGAACTCCGATTCCCCGACGTACCGAGCGCGGCTGCGTGCCATGCCCCCGCTGGAGACCAGCGGGCTACGGCCGGCCCAGATAGAGGCGATCACCGGCCTGGAAGCGTCCCTTGCCAGGGACATGCCACGTGGACTGATTCAGATGGCGACCGGTGCGGGTAAGACGTTCACCGCCGTGACTGAGGTATACCGGCTGATCAAGCACGCGAAGGCGCACCGGGTGCTATTCCTGGTCGACCGAAACAACCTCGGCCGCCAGGCACTGGCTGAATTCCGCAATTATGTCCCGCCGGACGACGGGCGTAAGTTCGGTGAGCTCTATAATGCCGAACGGCTCGCCGGGGACGCGGTACAGGAGTCGTCCAGCGTCGTGATCTGCACTATTCAGAAGATGTACGCGCTGCTACGCGGCGAGACGATTGTCAACGACGACGCGGCCGACGATGCCGGAGACCTCGCCGACGTGACTGCGGGTGAGGGCGCCTACGCGGCGGACGCACCGGTCGAGGTGGTCTACAACCCGCGTGTGCCGCCGGAGTCGTTCGACCTGATCGTCGTGGACGAGTGCCACCGATCCATCTACGGACTCTGGCGCGGCGTCCTGGACTATTTCGACGCACACATCGTCGGCCTGACCGCGACCCCGACAAAGCAAACCCTCGGCTTTTTTCACCAGAACCTGGTCTCCGAGTACACCTACGAGATGGCCGTCGCTGACGCGGTGAACGTCGACTTCGACGTCGTACGCCTCTCGACCAAGATTGGCACAGAGGGGTCGCTGATCGACGAGGGCACCACCGTCAAGATCCGCAATCGCGCCACCCGAGCTCAACGCTACGAACAACTTGATGATGACTTCACCTACACGGGGCGTCAGCTCGGTCGGTCCGTCATCGCCGAGGATCATATCCGTACCGTGCTTAGCACCTACCGGGACAACTGGCGGGCGTGGTTCCCCGGGCGCGAGGTGCTACCCAAGACGCTGATCTTCGCAGCGGACGACAACCATGCCGAAGACATCCTGCAACACGTCAAGCTCGTATTTGGCGAGGGCGACGAGTTCGCCACGAAGATCACCTACAAGGTCCGGGCCGCTGGGAAGAACCCCGACGTCCTCATCAACGACTTGCGTCATGACCCCACCCTGCGGGTCGCGGTCACCGTTGACATGATCGCGACGGGCACCGACGTCCGCGCCCTCGAATGCGTGATCTTCATGCGCGCTGTACGCAGCGCCGTGCTATTCGAACAGATGAAAGGGCGCGCAGCACGTACTCTCGACAGTGACGAACTGCGTGAAGTCACGCCCGGCGCCGGCCCCGGCGTTGCCAAGACTAGGTTCATCCTTCTCGACGCCGCTGGCGTCACCGATTCCCCGCTTGTGGATGCCAAACCACTGACCGCTGCCAGCGAGAAGCAGGTCAGCCTAGACAAGCTGCTCCAGAAGTGCGCCAGCCTCTCTATTGATGCTACGGAAGCGGCCACGCTGGCTGGTCGGCTGGCCCGACTCAACCAACAGATGACCCAAGCCGAACGCGACGAATTGACCGCTGTCGGCGGGCTCTCCGTCGCCGCACTCGCCCGACAGATCGTCGGCGCGGTCGACCCTGATACGCAGGAGCAGGCCCAGGCCGCCGGAGGCCCTGCCGCGGCACGGCAGCTCGTCGCGCAGGCGATCGCACCACTAACCAGTAACCCGGCATTTCGGGCCCGGATCCTGGAAATCCGCCGCGACCACGACATCACCTACGACGCCACCAGCACAGACGAAGTCACCCGCCTCGAACTCGTCCCACGAGAAGAGCGCGCCGCCTCTGTCATCGGGTCTTGGCGCGACTACCTCAAGGAGCACCAGGACGAGATCACCGCAATCCATGTCTTTACCAGCAGACGAGGCGGGGGCGGCCGGGACGCCCTAGCTAAACTCACCGAGATCGCTGCCCGCATCCGCCGCCCCCGTACACGTGGACTCCCGCCATCCTGTGGGACGCGTACGAGACCCTCGGGAAGGCCGCAACTTCCCCGGGCGGTAACCCTGGCCTGCCAGACCTCGTCGGCCTCATCCGGTACGAACTCGGCCTCGACACAGAGCTTCGGCCGTACCGCGACCTCGTCGAAGAACGCTTCGCTGGCTGGCTGCTGCGCCAAGAGCAGGCGGGCGCCCACTTCACCCCCGAGCAGCGGTGGTGGCTCGAACACATCCGCGACACCATCGCCATCGGGGTGGGCATCACCGTCGAGGACATCAATGACATACCCTTCACAGAGCGCGGTGGTCAAGCCGGACTGGTCAGACAATTCGGCGGACGCGATCGTGCCCGCAACCTCATCACCGAACTGGATCGAGAGCTGGCTTGAACGACGAACTACCCGCAGGCTGGGTTCGCGTCCAACTGGGAGACATCCTGCTCGGTATCGAGGCCGGAAAGTCCTTCACGTGTGA